A portion of the Halobacillus ihumii genome contains these proteins:
- a CDS encoding YqhR family membrane protein, which yields MDGNSKEPKQNQEHIEQSTQEPPHSVLSKTLLIGFVAGILWGGLGGLSYYFNFSQVSAATFIFRSFWQTDWTSTLLAEILAIGIVAVLSIFMALAYYVVLKRKDGIWPGFIFGVVLFGVLFYLLNPVFQAVPDFTQLTIDSLVTAVCLFVLYGVFIGYSISYEYHEYNQPTQTAKQPTE from the coding sequence ATGGATGGGAATTCAAAAGAACCTAAACAAAACCAGGAACATATAGAACAAAGTACACAGGAACCGCCGCACAGCGTATTATCTAAAACTTTGCTTATTGGGTTTGTAGCAGGAATATTATGGGGGGGACTTGGCGGACTGTCGTACTATTTTAATTTTTCCCAGGTATCAGCTGCCACATTCATTTTTCGTTCCTTTTGGCAAACAGATTGGACGAGTACATTATTAGCTGAAATTTTAGCGATTGGGATCGTTGCCGTTTTATCTATATTTATGGCTCTTGCTTATTATGTCGTGTTAAAAAGGAAAGATGGAATATGGCCAGGATTTATTTTCGGGGTCGTTCTATTTGGGGTTCTATTTTATTTATTGAACCCTGTCTTTCAGGCCGTCCCTGATTTTACACAACTTACGATCGATTCTCTCGTAACAGCTGTCTGCTTGTTTGTTTTATATGGGGTGTTTATAGGGTATTCCATATCATATGAATATCATGAATATAATCAGCCGACACAGACGGCTAAACAGCCAACAGAATGA
- a CDS encoding SA1362 family protein, with the protein MLRNWGALVMYTMISLAIFYVGFQLVNNPSSFLSSIIMTIGIAVLVFGAIYFLFLRNRVGAVGGKSSNEMKKYKQAVKQSKQKYKSSQPTKPNKSKLDTKLSVNSRKKKPKRKNAPNLRVIEGNKSKGKNRATF; encoded by the coding sequence ATGTTAAGAAACTGGGGTGCACTGGTCATGTATACAATGATTTCACTCGCCATTTTTTACGTTGGATTCCAATTGGTAAATAACCCATCGTCCTTTCTATCATCAATTATTATGACGATTGGAATAGCTGTACTAGTTTTCGGTGCTATTTACTTCTTGTTTCTTCGTAACCGGGTCGGAGCTGTCGGCGGTAAAAGCAGTAACGAAATGAAGAAATACAAGCAGGCTGTTAAACAATCGAAACAAAAATATAAATCGTCCCAGCCTACTAAACCTAATAAATCAAAGCTAGACACTAAACTTTCAGTAAATTCCAGAAAAAAGAAGCCAAAACGAAAAAATGCCCCAAACTTACGTGTTATCGAGGGTAATAAAAGCAAAGGGAAAAATCGAGCCACCTTTTAA
- a CDS encoding patatin-like phospholipase family protein: MQTVSVYICNKRGDLINIDGVFSGGGVKALAFIGALEVLDENGYRFQRVAGTSAGAIVACLIASGYQAKDLKKILFELSLENLIDTPFPERFLPFYKWLLLYFRMGLFKGNRLENLLEKWLEQKGVRTFADLPRGSLKVICSDLTLGKMVVIPDDLHRVYGIDPDTFSVAKAARISAGLPYFFMPVKLHGKKGKSLLVDGGVLSNFPIWLFENEQGKRRRPILGMQLSDPPDQLPEQKIKNSIQMFHALFRTMKKAHDARYISESTSRDVIFIPVKGVETTDFAMNAEQKEKLMSIGQEKAKQFLDRWKK, translated from the coding sequence ATCCAAACAGTTTCCGTTTATATATGTAATAAGCGGGGTGATCTTATAAATATAGATGGTGTATTCTCAGGCGGTGGGGTGAAAGCATTAGCTTTCATAGGAGCACTTGAAGTGTTAGATGAGAATGGATATCGTTTCCAAAGAGTTGCCGGAACTTCGGCCGGAGCGATTGTGGCCTGTTTAATCGCTTCTGGTTATCAAGCTAAAGATCTGAAGAAGATACTGTTTGAACTGTCTTTAGAAAATTTAATTGATACACCGTTTCCGGAAAGGTTCCTCCCGTTTTACAAATGGTTATTGCTTTACTTCCGTATGGGATTATTTAAAGGAAATCGACTTGAGAATTTGCTTGAGAAGTGGCTTGAACAAAAAGGAGTCCGTACGTTTGCTGACTTGCCACGTGGAAGCCTGAAAGTGATTTGCTCAGATTTGACTTTAGGTAAAATGGTTGTGATACCAGACGATCTGCACAGGGTATATGGAATTGATCCCGATACATTTTCTGTGGCTAAAGCAGCTAGGATTAGTGCTGGTTTGCCTTACTTTTTCATGCCAGTCAAGCTGCACGGAAAGAAAGGGAAATCACTATTAGTGGATGGGGGAGTGCTGAGTAACTTTCCCATATGGTTATTTGAAAATGAACAGGGTAAGCGGAGACGTCCAATTTTAGGTATGCAATTAAGTGATCCCCCTGACCAGCTCCCTGAACAGAAAATAAAAAACTCTATCCAAATGTTTCATGCCCTATTCCGTACAATGAAAAAAGCACATGATGCCAGATATATTTCAGAGTCAACCAGTCGTGATGTCATTTTTATCCCGGTAAAAGGAGTGGAAACGACAGATTTTGCCATGAATGCTGAACAAAAAGAAAAGTTAATGAGTATCGGACAAGAGAAGGCAAAACAATTTCTTGATCGTTGGAAAAAATAA
- the mntR gene encoding transcriptional regulator MntR, translating to MPTPSMEDYIEQIYILIEDKGYARVSDIAENLQVHPSSVTKMVQKLDRDQYLNYEKYRGLILTPKGKKVGKRLVYRHELLEQFLEIIGVTQDKIYDDVEGIEHHLSWDSIDRIGDLVQYFEENNSRVEELRGVQQKNEEQNNEGKSDA from the coding sequence ATGCCAACACCAAGCATGGAGGATTATATCGAACAAATTTATATCTTAATTGAAGATAAAGGGTATGCACGTGTATCTGACATTGCTGAGAACCTTCAAGTGCATCCTTCATCAGTGACTAAAATGGTTCAGAAATTAGATCGTGATCAATACTTAAATTACGAAAAGTACCGCGGGCTTATCTTAACCCCTAAAGGAAAGAAAGTAGGAAAAAGGCTAGTCTACCGTCATGAACTTCTAGAACAGTTTCTCGAGATCATCGGTGTGACTCAGGATAAAATTTATGATGATGTGGAAGGAATCGAACATCATTTAAGCTGGGATTCCATAGATCGTATTGGAGATTTAGTTCAATATTTTGAAGAAAATAACTCCCGTGTCGAAGAACTACGAGGAGTTCAGCAGAAAAATGAAGAACAAAATAATGAGGGAAAATCAGACGCATAA
- a CDS encoding vitamin B12-dependent ribonucleotide reductase yields MKTTTTGNTSSRLNVDRLNADIRQFDQVHEITRDMHLTHSGVSRLVMLDRYAFKDTEKLTLSEGDFVVLTVKDDPKFPARGFGFIESIDWENHKAKVRVEEEFINVLDKEEERESGLITRNLDTIDKPLEVFYEQIALRNATGLSAVEVDEEKKGKSFNDFYEELSNLNFIPAGRVLYGAGSNTDVTYFNCYVMPYIQDSREGISDHRKQVMEIMSRGGGVGTNGSTLRPRNTLARGVNGKSSGSVSWLDDIAKLTHLVEQGGSRRGAQMIMLSDWHPDIIEFIISKMQNPRILRYLIENTEDEQIKALAEEKLKFTPLTETEKDLYQSVVNYKTMPGQGGFTESSLREAQEKLQTGGTYSVHNPEFLTGANISVCITKEFMEAVENDQEYRLRFPDVESYSKEDMATYNAEWQESGDVREWEAKGFGVKTYRTVKAAELWKLINICATYSAEPGIFFIDNANEKTNASAYGQKVVATNPCGEQPLAPFSVCNLAAVNLASVADKEAKQVDFDKLRKTVATGVRMQDNVIDATPYFLEENKKQALGERRVGLGVMGLHDLLIYCETEYGSKEGNKLVDEIFEVIATTAYRESIHLAKEKGSFPFLEGETEEETKQLRQRFVETGYMQDMPEDIREGVIKYGIRNSHLLTVAPTGSTGTMVGVSTGLEPYFSFSYYRSGRLGKFIEVKADIVQEYLDRHPDQDPDHLPDWFVTAMTMKPEAHADTQCVIQRWVDSSISKTVNAPKGYTVEQVEQVYQRLYHGGAKGGTVYVDGSRDSQVLTLKAEESGFAGEQTEFEFEEEKKPHVVLMDTVHELEKTNVTIGSEVGDTCPVCRKGTVEDIGGCNTCTNCNAQLKCGL; encoded by the coding sequence ATGAAGACAACAACCACAGGGAATACGTCATCAAGGTTGAATGTCGACCGGTTGAACGCGGATATCCGTCAATTTGATCAAGTCCATGAAATTACACGAGATATGCACTTAACTCACAGCGGAGTATCACGATTAGTAATGCTTGATCGTTATGCATTTAAGGATACTGAGAAGCTGACATTGTCGGAAGGGGATTTTGTTGTCCTTACCGTTAAAGATGATCCGAAATTCCCCGCGAGAGGCTTTGGTTTTATCGAGTCTATCGATTGGGAAAATCACAAGGCAAAAGTAAGAGTTGAGGAAGAGTTCATCAATGTGCTTGATAAAGAAGAGGAGCGGGAATCTGGTTTGATTACGAGAAACCTGGATACGATTGATAAGCCGCTTGAAGTATTCTATGAGCAAATTGCTTTAAGGAACGCAACTGGACTATCAGCCGTGGAAGTTGATGAAGAAAAGAAGGGAAAAAGCTTCAACGACTTTTATGAGGAGCTCTCGAATCTCAACTTTATTCCAGCGGGACGAGTTCTTTACGGAGCAGGTTCGAATACGGATGTGACGTACTTTAACTGTTACGTGATGCCCTACATTCAAGATTCACGTGAAGGAATTTCTGACCACCGTAAGCAAGTGATGGAAATCATGTCCCGTGGTGGTGGTGTAGGTACAAATGGTTCTACCCTAAGGCCGCGGAATACACTAGCGAGGGGCGTTAACGGCAAATCTTCAGGGTCAGTGTCCTGGCTGGATGATATTGCAAAGCTGACTCATTTAGTGGAGCAAGGCGGTTCAAGACGTGGGGCACAAATGATTATGTTATCAGATTGGCATCCTGACATTATTGAATTCATCATCTCAAAAATGCAGAATCCGCGAATTCTGAGATATTTAATTGAGAACACCGAAGACGAACAGATTAAAGCACTTGCTGAAGAAAAGCTTAAATTTACCCCTTTAACGGAAACAGAGAAAGATCTGTATCAAAGCGTGGTCAACTATAAAACTATGCCCGGACAAGGTGGATTCACTGAGAGCAGCCTTCGTGAAGCTCAGGAAAAACTACAGACAGGCGGTACTTATTCTGTCCATAATCCTGAATTCCTGACTGGGGCGAACATTTCTGTATGTATTACGAAAGAATTTATGGAAGCCGTTGAAAACGATCAAGAATATCGCCTGCGTTTTCCAGATGTAGAAAGCTACTCTAAAGAAGACATGGCCACTTACAATGCCGAATGGCAGGAGAGTGGTGACGTACGAGAGTGGGAAGCAAAAGGGTTTGGTGTGAAAACGTATCGTACAGTCAAGGCCGCAGAGCTTTGGAAACTGATTAATATATGTGCAACTTACTCTGCTGAACCAGGTATTTTCTTTATTGATAATGCCAATGAAAAAACAAACGCCAGCGCTTATGGTCAAAAGGTTGTAGCTACCAACCCATGTGGAGAACAACCTTTAGCACCTTTTTCTGTCTGTAACTTAGCTGCAGTTAACTTAGCTTCTGTTGCAGACAAAGAAGCGAAACAAGTAGATTTTGACAAGCTGAGAAAAACAGTCGCTACCGGAGTACGCATGCAGGATAATGTGATTGATGCTACACCATATTTCCTGGAAGAAAATAAGAAGCAGGCTTTAGGGGAACGTCGGGTAGGCTTAGGTGTGATGGGCTTACATGACTTGCTTATTTACTGTGAAACAGAATACGGCTCAAAAGAAGGTAACAAGCTTGTCGATGAAATTTTTGAAGTCATCGCGACCACGGCTTATCGTGAATCCATCCATTTGGCAAAAGAAAAAGGCAGTTTTCCGTTCTTGGAAGGGGAAACTGAAGAGGAGACAAAGCAGTTGAGACAGCGATTTGTCGAAACTGGATATATGCAGGATATGCCGGAGGATATTCGAGAAGGAGTCATTAAATATGGAATTCGTAACTCACACTTACTAACTGTAGCTCCAACAGGCAGTACAGGGACAATGGTCGGTGTAAGTACGGGTCTTGAGCCTTATTTCTCGTTCTCCTATTATAGAAGCGGACGTCTCGGTAAATTTATCGAAGTGAAAGCAGATATTGTTCAGGAATATTTGGACAGGCACCCAGACCAGGATCCTGATCATCTTCCTGATTGGTTTGTTACCGCGATGACGATGAAACCTGAAGCGCACGCGGATACTCAATGTGTTATTCAGCGCTGGGTGGATAGTTCAATTTCTAAAACGGTCAATGCACCAAAAGGGTATACGGTTGAGCAAGTAGAACAAGTATATCAGCGCTTATATCATGGTGGTGCTAAGGGCGGAACTGTTTATGTGGATGGAAGCCGAGACAGTCAAGTTCTGACCCTCAAAGCTGAGGAAAGTGGATTTGCGGGCGAACAGACAGAATTTGAGTTTGAAGAAGAGAAGAAACCGCATGTTGTTTTAATGGATACTGTCCATGAACTAGAGAAAACCAATGTGACGATAGGCTCTGAAGTCGGTGATACATGTCCAGTTTGCCGTAAGGGAACTGTTGAAGATATTGGCGGCTGTAACACCTGTACAAATTGTAATGCCCAGCTCAAATGCGGGCTGTAA
- a CDS encoding rhodanese-like domain-containing protein, with product MELWILIGGLVIIIAFGVFRFIKANKVLTTLTEDEFRQGYRKAQLIDVREPKEFDGGHILGARNIPLSQMRNRLVEIRKDKPVYFYCQNGTRSSRAALMLNKKGYQDLNQLKGGFKKWTGKIKVKK from the coding sequence ATGGAACTCTGGATATTAATAGGCGGCCTTGTCATCATAATTGCATTCGGTGTATTCCGGTTTATCAAAGCAAATAAAGTCTTGACCACACTAACGGAAGACGAATTCCGCCAAGGATACAGAAAGGCCCAACTGATTGACGTTCGGGAACCGAAGGAATTCGATGGCGGCCATATATTAGGCGCAAGAAACATTCCTTTATCTCAAATGAGAAATCGTCTTGTTGAAATCCGTAAAGACAAGCCTGTTTATTTCTATTGTCAAAATGGCACACGCTCATCCAGAGCTGCTCTTATGTTAAATAAAAAAGGTTATCAAGACCTTAATCAACTTAAAGGCGGCTTTAAAAAATGGACAGGTAAGATCAAAGTGAAAAAATAA